A genomic segment from Bubalus bubalis isolate 160015118507 breed Murrah chromosome 5, NDDB_SH_1, whole genome shotgun sequence encodes:
- the LOC123465815 gene encoding pregnancy-associated glycoprotein 2-like, whose product MLRTQSVLSTSMEDEIMKWLGLFGLVALSECMVIIPITQMKTMRETLRERNLLTNFSEEHPYNLSQKAANDQNIIYHHPLRSYNDFSYIGNIHIGTPPQEFQVLFDTGSSSLWVPSIYCQSSSCYKHNSFVPCNSSTFKATNKIFNTNYSSTSIKGYLVYDTVRIGNLVSVAQPFGLSLKEFGFEDVPFDGILGLGYPRRTVTGATPIFDNLWKQGVISEPVFAFYLSSQKENGSVVMFGGVNRAYYKGELNWVPVSQVGNWHINIDSISINGTVVACKRGCQALLDTGTAFLRGPRGPVSKIQKLIHARPIGREHVVSCQAIRTLPPAVFTINGIDYPVPAQAYIQSLSGYCFSNFLVRPQRVNESETWILGEVFLRLYFSVFDRGNNRIGLAPAV is encoded by the exons ATGCTCAGAACTCAATCTGTCTTGAGCACTTCAATGGAGGACGAAATCATGAAGTGGCTTGGACTCTTCGGGCTGGTAGCTCTCTCAGAGTGCATGGTCAT AATCCCTATTACGCAAATGAAGACCATGCGAGAAACCCTAAGGGAAAGAAATTTGCTGACAAATTTCTCTGAGGAACACCCTTACAACCTGTCCCAGAAAGCTGCTAATgatcaaaatataatttatcatcatCCCTTGAGGAGCTATAATGAT TTTTCCTACATCGGCAACATCCACATTGGAACACCCCCTCAGGAGTTCCAGGTCCTCTTTGACACCGGCTCATCTAGCTTGTGGGTACCCTCCATATACTGCCAGAGTTCCAGCTGCT ATAAACACAATAGCTTCGTCCCTTGTAACTCCTCCACCTTCAAGGCCACGAACAAGATCTTCAATACCAACTACAGCTCTACGTCGATAAAGGGATATCTTGTCTATGACACCGTTCGG ATCGGGAACCTTGTTAGTGTGGCCCAGCCATTTGGCCTAAGCCTGAAGGAGTTTGGGTTTGAAGATGTACCCTTTGATGGCATCCTGGGACTAGGTTACCCACGCCGCACTGTCACAGGGGCCACCCCAATCTTCGACAACCTGTGGAAACAAGGAGTCATTTCTGAGCCTGTCTTTGCCTTCTACTTGAGCAG TCAGAAGGAGAACGGCAGCGTGGTGATGTTTGGAGGGGTGAACCGTGCCTACTATAAGGGAGAACTCAACTGGGTACCAGTGTCCCAAGTGGGCAACTGGCATATAAACATAGACAG CATCTCCATCAACGGGACAGTGGTTGCTTGTAAACGTGGCTGCCAGGCCCTCTTGGATACTGGGACTGCCTTTCTGCGTGGCCCAAGAGGACCGGTCAGCAAAATCCAGAAACTCATCCATGCCAGGCCCATCGGTCGTGAG CACGTGGTTTCCTGCCAAGCCATCAGGACACTGCCTCCTGCTGTCTTCACTATCAATGGGATAGACTATCCAGTACCCGCCCAAGCTTACATCCAA AGTTTGTCGGGCTACTGCTTCAGCAACTTTCTCGTGCGCCCACAGCGTGTGAACGAGTCGGAGACCTGGATCCTGGGTGAGGTCTTCCTGAGGCTGTATTTCTCGGTTTTCGATCGAGGAAACAACAGGATTGGCCTGGCTCCCGCAGTGTAA